From Acidimicrobiales bacterium, one genomic window encodes:
- a CDS encoding bifunctional MaoC family dehydratase N-terminal/OB-fold nucleic acid binding domain-containing protein codes for MSAARAQDAGTGGDAAAGTGGDADAGTGGGADGLLARLRAFEGMPTGIPGEARDEVNQAMIRHWVDAMGDDNPVYVDEEAARANGFPGIVAPPTMLQAWIMRGYRSQPDGRWTAPDDGSGPSAQEQLFTLLDDAGFTSVVATNCDQEYARPVVLGDRLTVTSVIESVSPEKHTGLGDGHFVTTRMDYTDERGEQVATMRFRILRFRPRARRAETAPAGTAQTGSAARRPRPAVTHDNAFFFDGAKQGELLVQRCAACGTLRHPPRPACAACGSFDWDTVTASGRGTVYSFVVVHHPQVPAFDYPLPIAVVALEEGTRLVADLVGVDPADVRIGMPVVAEMVAVDDELTLPMFRPASPVGAGAGRAAGDAGSA; via the coding sequence GTGAGCGCGGCGCGCGCCCAGGACGCCGGCACAGGGGGGGACGCCGCCGCCGGCACAGGCGGGGACGCCGATGCCGGCACCGGTGGCGGCGCCGACGGGCTGCTGGCGCGGCTGCGGGCCTTCGAGGGCATGCCCACCGGTATCCCGGGGGAGGCCCGCGACGAGGTGAACCAGGCGATGATCCGCCACTGGGTCGACGCCATGGGTGACGACAACCCCGTCTACGTCGACGAGGAGGCGGCGCGCGCCAACGGGTTCCCGGGCATCGTGGCGCCGCCCACCATGCTGCAGGCCTGGATCATGCGCGGCTACCGCTCGCAGCCCGACGGGCGCTGGACGGCCCCCGACGACGGGTCGGGGCCCTCGGCACAGGAGCAGCTGTTCACACTCCTCGACGATGCCGGGTTCACCTCGGTGGTGGCGACGAACTGCGACCAGGAGTACGCCCGACCGGTCGTGCTCGGCGACCGGCTCACCGTGACGTCGGTGATCGAGTCGGTGTCGCCCGAGAAGCACACCGGGCTCGGTGACGGCCACTTCGTCACGACCCGCATGGACTACACCGACGAGCGCGGCGAGCAGGTGGCCACCATGCGGTTCCGCATCCTGCGGTTCCGGCCCCGGGCGCGGCGCGCCGAGACGGCCCCCGCCGGGACGGCCCAGACCGGATCGGCGGCCCGCCGACCGCGCCCGGCCGTCACCCACGACAACGCCTTCTTCTTCGACGGGGCCAAGCAGGGCGAGCTCCTCGTGCAGCGGTGCGCGGCGTGCGGCACGCTGCGCCACCCGCCCCGACCGGCCTGCGCGGCGTGCGGATCGTTCGACTGGGACACCGTCACCGCCAGTGGGCGGGGGACGGTGTACAGCTTCGTGGTGGTCCACCACCCGCAGGTGCCGGCGTTCGACTACCCCCTGCCCATCGCCGTGGTGGCGCTCGAGGAGGGCACGCGCCTGGTGGCCGACCTCGTTGGCGTCGACCCCGCCGACGTGCGCATCGGCATGCCCGTGGTGGCCGAGATGGTGGCCGTCGACGACGAGCTCACGCTACCCATGTTCCGCCCGGCCTCGCCCGTCGGTGCCGGGGCGGGCCGGGCGGCCGGGGACGCGGGGAGCGCCTGA
- a CDS encoding acyl-CoA dehydrogenase family protein: MAGTGRAGPDRQTDGAMFLEETPEQLALRQELRAYYAELLTDEVREGIGDVGEGGELWRQVVRRIGRDGWLGIGWPKEFGGQGRPATDQFIFFDETRRASAPFPFVTVNTVGPTIMRYGNDDQKAFFLPAILAGDVNFAIGYTEPEAGTDLASLRTRAVRDGDEYVVNGAKVFTSGADLADYVWLAVRTDPEAPKHKGISILCVSTGSPGFSWSPIVTVAGASTTATYYADVRVPVERRVGEENEGWRMITTQLNHERVGLAAWSGFASQLFDEVAVWAVATPSPDGGAVVDLPWVQSDLARCRAELDAMYLLNWRMAASLAADTMSPADSSTVKVFGVERSIDIYRRLLGIVGAAAAGYLTPGSPGAVIQGRLERTARHAQINTFGGGVNEIQREIVAMAGLGMTRAAR, translated from the coding sequence ATGGCCGGAACCGGGCGAGCCGGTCCGGACCGGCAGACGGACGGCGCCATGTTCCTGGAGGAGACCCCCGAGCAGCTGGCCCTGCGCCAGGAATTGCGCGCCTACTACGCCGAGCTGCTCACCGACGAGGTGCGCGAGGGCATCGGTGACGTGGGGGAGGGCGGCGAGCTGTGGCGCCAGGTCGTCCGGCGCATCGGCAGGGACGGCTGGCTGGGAATCGGGTGGCCGAAGGAATTCGGGGGCCAGGGGCGCCCCGCCACCGACCAGTTCATCTTCTTCGACGAGACCCGCCGCGCCAGCGCCCCGTTCCCCTTCGTCACCGTCAACACCGTGGGCCCGACGATCATGCGCTACGGCAACGACGACCAGAAGGCCTTCTTCCTCCCGGCCATCCTGGCCGGGGACGTCAACTTCGCCATCGGCTACACCGAGCCGGAGGCGGGCACGGACCTGGCGTCGCTGCGCACCCGGGCGGTGCGCGACGGCGACGAATACGTCGTGAACGGGGCCAAGGTCTTCACGAGCGGCGCCGACCTGGCCGACTACGTGTGGCTGGCGGTGCGCACCGACCCCGAGGCCCCCAAGCACAAGGGGATCTCCATCCTGTGCGTCTCCACCGGCTCGCCGGGGTTCTCGTGGAGCCCCATCGTCACCGTGGCCGGGGCGTCGACGACCGCCACGTACTACGCGGACGTCCGTGTGCCCGTCGAGCGCCGGGTGGGCGAGGAGAACGAGGGGTGGCGGATGATCACCACCCAGCTCAACCACGAACGTGTGGGGCTGGCGGCGTGGAGCGGGTTCGCGTCGCAGCTCTTCGACGAGGTGGCGGTGTGGGCGGTGGCCACGCCCTCGCCCGACGGCGGCGCCGTCGTCGACCTGCCCTGGGTGCAGTCGGACCTGGCCCGGTGCCGGGCCGAGCTCGACGCCATGTACCTCCTCAACTGGCGCATGGCGGCGTCGCTGGCCGCCGACACCATGAGCCCGGCGGACTCCTCGACGGTGAAGGTCTTCGGCGTGGAGCGCTCCATCGACATCTACCGCCGGCTGCTCGGGATCGTGGGCGCGGCGGCCGCCGGGTACCTCACGCCGGGATCGCCCGGTGCGGTGATCCAGGGCCGGCTGGAGCGCACCGCCCGCCACGCCCAGATCAACACCTTCGGTGGCGGCGTCAACGAGATCCAGCGCGAGATCGTCGCCATGGCGGGCCTCGGCATGACGAGGGCCGCACGGTGA
- a CDS encoding cytochrome P450 — translation MELSEIDLTDSTKFVPAVPHEWFAHLRRNAPVYWHEEADGPGFWCVTKYDDCVAVNRDYEHFSSAKRATFLWEMPDDAIEQLRLMMLNMDPPLHTRYRRLVNKGFTPRMIAQLEQKIHESADAIIDAVIETGRADFVTDMSAELPLQVIADLLGVPQEDRHNMFDWSNRMIGQEDPEFQTDAAGEEYAQEAAMELYAYAAELFAKKRANPADDLMSVLSTVELEGDTLSELELELFFLLLTVAGNETTRNLISGAMHAFFQNPDQWQRLVHDRSLLPSATEEMLRFVTPVMNFRRQTTGPVEIRGQQIGEDEKVVFFHISANRDEDVFPDPDTFDIGRTPNPHMAFGGGGPHFCLGANLARMEIRVMFQHILDRMPDIRLDGDAQRLQSAFINGVKHLPVAFTPGAPVGR, via the coding sequence ATGGAGCTCAGCGAGATCGACCTCACCGACTCGACCAAGTTCGTCCCCGCCGTCCCCCACGAGTGGTTCGCCCACCTCCGCCGCAACGCGCCCGTCTACTGGCACGAGGAGGCCGACGGCCCGGGCTTCTGGTGCGTGACCAAGTACGACGACTGCGTCGCCGTGAACCGGGACTACGAGCACTTCTCCTCGGCGAAGCGGGCCACGTTCCTGTGGGAGATGCCCGACGATGCCATCGAGCAGCTGCGGCTCATGATGCTCAACATGGACCCGCCCCTGCACACCCGGTACCGGCGCCTCGTGAACAAGGGCTTCACCCCCCGCATGATCGCCCAGCTCGAGCAGAAGATCCACGAGTCGGCCGACGCCATCATCGACGCCGTCATCGAGACGGGCCGAGCCGATTTCGTCACCGACATGTCCGCCGAGCTCCCGCTGCAGGTGATCGCCGACCTCCTCGGCGTGCCCCAGGAGGACCGCCACAACATGTTCGACTGGTCGAACCGCATGATCGGCCAGGAGGACCCCGAGTTCCAGACCGACGCCGCCGGTGAGGAGTACGCCCAGGAAGCCGCCATGGAGTTGTACGCCTACGCGGCCGAGCTCTTCGCCAAGAAGCGGGCCAACCCCGCCGACGACCTCATGAGCGTGCTGTCGACCGTCGAGCTCGAAGGAGACACGCTCTCGGAGCTCGAGCTCGAGCTGTTCTTCCTCCTCCTCACGGTGGCCGGCAACGAGACGACCCGCAACCTGATCTCCGGGGCGATGCACGCCTTCTTCCAGAACCCCGACCAGTGGCAGCGGCTCGTGCACGACCGCTCCCTGCTGCCGAGCGCCACCGAGGAGATGCTGCGCTTCGTCACCCCGGTGATGAACTTCCGCCGCCAGACGACCGGGCCGGTGGAGATCCGGGGGCAGCAGATCGGGGAGGACGAGAAGGTCGTCTTCTTCCACATCTCGGCCAACCGTGACGAGGACGTCTTCCCCGACCCCGACACCTTCGACATCGGGCGCACGCCCAACCCCCACATGGCCTTCGGGGGCGGCGGCCCGCATTTCTGCCTGGGGGCGAACCTGGCGCGCATGGAGATCCGTGTCATGTTCCAGCACATCCTCGACCGCATGCCCGACATCCGCCTCGACGGGGACGCACAGCGCCTGCAGTCGGCGTTCATCAACGGGGTGAAGCACCTCCCGGTGGCGTTCACCCCGGGCGCCCCGGTCGGGCGCTGA
- a CDS encoding TIGR03619 family F420-dependent LLM class oxidoreductase, protein MMRFHQSVTFLPTLQALELAKAADAQGYDGLYVSDHMFFPRDRQSRYTYSTREDGAPGFGDHWDPDTHWPDAWCFISAMAAVTERVQFTTGVYVAPARDLVTVAKQVGTAAVISSGRVALGVGVGWCAEEFEATGQDFHTRGKRLDDMIPALRALWAGGWVEYHGPVYDVPAMRMEPAPPGPIPIIGGGHSAPALRRAATLCDGWVAAGAYKPDQARAYLGALAEERRRAGRAEEPFSIYLSLWARPDAALYRSFEEDHGVTDVLCAPAMLATVDPSDPPEAQLRARVDASARFADEILAKMR, encoded by the coding sequence ATGATGCGGTTCCACCAGTCGGTGACGTTCCTGCCCACGCTGCAGGCGCTCGAGCTGGCCAAGGCGGCCGATGCCCAGGGCTACGACGGCCTGTACGTGTCGGACCACATGTTCTTCCCGCGCGACCGGCAGTCGCGCTACACCTACTCGACGCGCGAGGACGGTGCGCCGGGGTTCGGCGATCACTGGGACCCCGACACGCACTGGCCCGACGCCTGGTGCTTCATCTCCGCCATGGCGGCGGTGACCGAGCGCGTGCAGTTCACGACCGGTGTCTACGTGGCGCCGGCACGCGACCTCGTCACCGTGGCCAAGCAGGTGGGCACCGCCGCGGTGATCTCCTCGGGCCGCGTCGCCCTCGGTGTCGGCGTGGGGTGGTGCGCCGAGGAGTTCGAGGCCACGGGCCAGGACTTCCACACCCGCGGCAAGCGGCTCGACGACATGATCCCGGCGCTGCGCGCCCTGTGGGCAGGCGGCTGGGTCGAGTACCACGGGCCCGTCTACGACGTCCCCGCCATGCGCATGGAGCCCGCACCCCCGGGGCCCATCCCGATCATCGGCGGGGGCCATTCGGCGCCGGCGCTACGGCGGGCGGCCACGCTGTGCGACGGCTGGGTGGCGGCGGGCGCCTACAAGCCCGACCAGGCCCGTGCGTACCTCGGCGCCCTGGCCGAGGAGCGCCGACGCGCCGGGCGGGCGGAGGAGCCGTTCTCGATCTACCTGTCGCTGTGGGCGCGTCCCGATGCGGCGCTGTACCGGAGCTTCGAGGAGGACCACGGGGTCACCGACGTCCTGTGCGCGCCGGCCATGCTGGCGACGGTGGACCCGTCGGACCCGCCCGAGGCCCAGCTGCGCGCCCGGGTCGACGCCTCGGCTCGCTTCGCGGACGAGATCCTGGCCAAGATGCGCTGA
- a CDS encoding LLM class F420-dependent oxidoreductase — MGSLKLGLQLGYWGAGPPANAPELVAEAERLGFDSIWTAEAYGSDALTPLAWWGSRTDRVRLGTALCQLSARTPTAMGMAALTLDHLCGGRLVLGLGVSGPQVVEGWYGQPFPKPLARTREYVDVVRQVLARKAPVTNDGPHYPLPYPGGTGLGKPLKPIVHPLRNDIPIVLGAEGPKNVALAAEIADGWFPIFFSPNHMGEFASSLQEGFARPGARRSLEDFEVIAFCPVVVDDDVERAADFYRPMLALYIGGMGAREMNFHFDVFVRMGFEAEAQKIQELYLDGHKDEAAAVVPTSMVEKIALVGPRDKIRDELDAWQESIATTLLVAGSPDTLRMMAEFML; from the coding sequence ATGGGGAGCCTGAAGCTCGGACTGCAACTGGGGTACTGGGGAGCCGGCCCGCCGGCCAACGCCCCCGAGCTCGTGGCCGAGGCCGAGCGACTCGGGTTCGACTCCATCTGGACGGCCGAGGCCTACGGGTCCGACGCCCTCACCCCGCTCGCCTGGTGGGGGTCGCGCACCGACCGCGTGCGACTGGGCACGGCCCTGTGCCAGCTGTCGGCACGCACGCCCACCGCCATGGGCATGGCCGCCCTCACGCTCGACCACCTCTGCGGGGGGCGCCTCGTGCTGGGCCTCGGCGTGTCGGGGCCCCAGGTGGTGGAGGGCTGGTACGGGCAACCCTTCCCGAAGCCGCTGGCCCGCACGCGCGAGTACGTGGACGTCGTCCGCCAGGTGCTCGCCCGGAAGGCGCCCGTCACCAACGACGGGCCGCACTATCCCCTGCCGTACCCGGGGGGCACGGGCCTGGGCAAGCCGCTCAAGCCGATCGTGCACCCGCTGCGCAACGACATCCCCATCGTCCTCGGCGCCGAAGGGCCCAAGAACGTGGCGCTGGCGGCGGAGATCGCCGACGGCTGGTTCCCGATCTTCTTCTCGCCGAACCACATGGGGGAATTCGCGTCGTCACTCCAGGAGGGGTTCGCCCGGCCCGGCGCCCGGCGTTCGCTGGAGGACTTCGAGGTGATCGCCTTCTGCCCGGTGGTCGTCGACGACGACGTCGAGCGGGCCGCCGACTTCTACCGGCCGATGCTCGCCCTGTACATCGGGGGCATGGGCGCACGGGAGATGAACTTCCACTTCGACGTGTTCGTGCGCATGGGGTTCGAGGCCGAGGCGCAGAAGATCCAGGAGCTCTACCTCGACGGGCACAAGGACGAGGCCGCCGCCGTGGTGCCGACCTCCATGGTGGAGAAGATCGCCCTGGTGGGCCCGCGCGACAAGATCCGCGACGAGCTCGACGCCTGGCAGGAGTCGATCGCCACCACCCTGCTGGTGGCGGGCAGCCCCGACACGCTGCGGATGATGGCGGAGTTCATGCTGTAG
- a CDS encoding saccharopine dehydrogenase NADP-binding domain-containing protein has translation MTTWMIYGAYGYTGRLVAALAAERGGLPVLAGRDERRLRALGERFELEHRIVDLSDAAALRAALDGIDVVAHCAGPFSATSLAMVDACLATGTHYLDITGEIDVFEAVLARDDEARDRGVVLLPGAGFDVVPSDCLAALLARAMPDAVSLELAIRATGGVSPGTARTAMESLGTAGRARVAGIIAAVPGDRRRRTVDFADGRATAHAIAWGDVSTAYHSTGIPNVVVYAALPPALVPMVALAQVAGPAARSRVVQGMLKRVVGRLPGPSAQTRAKTQGQLWGQVTDASGRSVAGTVTTLDPYDLTADAVVRIADRLGAGAVAPGAYTPSRALGADFVRELDGATVHAIG, from the coding sequence ATGACCACATGGATGATCTACGGCGCCTACGGGTACACCGGGCGCCTGGTGGCCGCGCTGGCCGCCGAGCGCGGCGGACTTCCGGTGCTCGCCGGGCGCGACGAGCGGCGGCTGCGGGCCCTCGGCGAACGCTTCGAGCTCGAACACCGCATCGTCGATTTGTCCGACGCCGCCGCCTTGCGGGCCGCGCTGGACGGCATCGACGTCGTGGCGCACTGTGCCGGCCCGTTCTCCGCGACGTCCCTCGCCATGGTGGACGCCTGCCTGGCCACCGGGACGCACTACCTCGACATCACCGGGGAGATCGACGTATTCGAGGCGGTGCTCGCCCGCGACGACGAGGCCCGCGACAGGGGTGTCGTCCTGCTGCCCGGGGCCGGCTTCGACGTGGTCCCCTCCGACTGCCTGGCCGCGTTGCTGGCGCGGGCGATGCCGGACGCGGTCTCGTTGGAGCTCGCCATCCGCGCCACCGGTGGCGTGAGCCCCGGCACGGCCCGCACGGCGATGGAGTCGCTCGGCACGGCCGGGCGTGCCCGGGTCGCCGGCATCATCGCCGCGGTGCCCGGGGACCGCCGCCGGCGCACCGTGGACTTCGCCGACGGGCGCGCCACGGCGCACGCCATCGCCTGGGGCGACGTCTCCACCGCGTACCACTCCACCGGGATCCCGAACGTCGTGGTGTACGCCGCCCTGCCGCCTGCGCTCGTGCCGATGGTGGCGCTGGCCCAGGTCGCCGGGCCGGCGGCCCGCAGCCGGGTAGTCCAGGGGATGCTCAAACGCGTGGTCGGCCGGCTACCCGGACCGTCGGCGCAGACCCGGGCGAAGACGCAGGGCCAGCTGTGGGGCCAGGTCACCGACGCCTCGGGACGGTCGGTGGCGGGCACCGTGACCACGCTCGACCCCTACGACCTGACCGCCGATGCCGTGGTGCGGATCGCCGATCGCCTGGGCGCCGGTGCGGTCGCCCCCGGGGCGTACACACCGTCGAGGGCCCTCGGGGCCGACTTCGTGCGCGAGCTCGACGGCGCCACGGTGCACGCCATCGGCTGA
- a CDS encoding acyl-CoA dehydrogenase family protein, with the protein MDFSFTEEQETLRELAARLFSDLATPERLKEVEATDDRFDRTLWAALASAGLLGASLPESAGGAGLGFVAAGIVAEEAGRAAAAVPVVPAVVLGAAPIAQFGDESQQRRWLDPMVAGDLVLTAALVEEGGDPADPATTATRQGDGWRIDGAKSYVPAGMLAGAVIVSARTDDGIGLFVVDTAAPGVMRRTQEATSRQIEAEMDLAGVVVGAGEVLVAGPDGADALRWLLEHAEAALCLQVAGACKAAVKLTAEYTAQREQFGKPIATFQAVGQRAADAYIDAEAVRLTAWQAAWRLSEGLPATAEVAVAKFWADDGAQRVVHAAQHLHGGVGVDRDYPLHRYYLLTKHLALSLGGATASLLRLGEVLATEPA; encoded by the coding sequence ATGGACTTCTCCTTCACCGAGGAGCAGGAGACCCTCCGCGAGCTCGCGGCGCGCCTCTTCTCCGACCTCGCCACACCCGAGCGCCTGAAGGAGGTGGAGGCCACCGACGACCGCTTCGATCGCACGCTGTGGGCCGCGCTGGCCTCCGCCGGGCTGCTGGGCGCGTCCCTGCCCGAGTCGGCCGGTGGCGCGGGGCTCGGCTTCGTGGCCGCCGGCATCGTGGCCGAGGAGGCCGGGAGGGCCGCGGCGGCGGTGCCCGTCGTGCCCGCCGTCGTCCTCGGTGCCGCCCCGATAGCGCAGTTCGGCGACGAGTCGCAGCAGCGACGCTGGCTCGACCCCATGGTGGCCGGCGACCTGGTGCTCACCGCCGCGCTGGTGGAAGAGGGGGGTGACCCCGCCGACCCCGCCACCACGGCCACCCGCCAGGGCGACGGGTGGCGCATCGACGGCGCCAAGTCGTACGTCCCCGCCGGCATGCTCGCCGGTGCGGTGATCGTCTCGGCCCGCACCGACGACGGCATCGGGCTGTTCGTGGTGGACACCGCCGCCCCCGGCGTGATGCGTCGTACCCAGGAGGCCACCAGCCGCCAGATCGAGGCCGAGATGGACCTGGCCGGCGTGGTCGTGGGGGCGGGCGAGGTCCTCGTGGCCGGTCCCGACGGCGCCGACGCCCTGCGCTGGCTGCTCGAGCACGCCGAGGCGGCGCTGTGCCTCCAGGTGGCGGGCGCCTGCAAGGCCGCCGTGAAGCTCACCGCCGAGTACACGGCCCAGCGCGAGCAGTTCGGCAAGCCCATCGCCACCTTTCAGGCGGTGGGCCAGCGCGCCGCCGACGCCTACATCGACGCCGAGGCCGTGCGGCTCACCGCGTGGCAGGCGGCGTGGCGGTTGTCGGAGGGCCTGCCGGCGACGGCGGAGGTCGCCGTGGCCAAGTTCTGGGCCGACGACGGCGCCCAGCGGGTGGTGCACGCCGCGCAGCACCTCCACGGCGGTGTGGGCGTCGACCGCGACTACCCGTTGCACCGCTACTACCTGCTCACCAAGCACCTGGCGCTGTCCCTGGGCGGTGCCACGGCCAGCCTGCTGCGGCTGGGCGAGGTGCTCGCCACCGAGCCCGCCTGA
- a CDS encoding acyl-CoA dehydrogenase family protein, with protein sequence MEIGYTEEQQALRQQLRDYYATLLTPEVEEELSQSHGIGPTVRRIVKQMAADGWLGIGWPEEYGGQGRSAIEQFIFFDESMRCGAPVPMLTINTVGPTIMNFGSDELKAFFLPKILAGEIHFCIGYTEPGAGTDLAALQTRGVVDGDELVINGQKIFTSLAGDADYCWLAVRTDPEAPKHKGISMVIVPMNTPGVRVVPMSLIGDHNINTTYWEDVRVPLTNVVGGLHNGWSLITNQLNHERVTLCSPGIIERALGDVRTWAQDTTLADGRRVIDQEWVRIHLARVHAKLEFLRLINWKVAWNGTQGRLDVADASSIKVFGTEFYMEALRLLSEVVGQSGYLRRGSSAEVLHGRLEAYTRGLVILTFGGGTNEIQRDLIAIFGLGMPRSLR encoded by the coding sequence ATGGAGATCGGGTACACCGAGGAGCAGCAGGCGCTTCGTCAGCAGCTGCGCGACTACTACGCCACCCTGCTCACCCCCGAGGTCGAGGAGGAGCTGTCCCAGAGCCACGGCATCGGGCCCACCGTCCGCCGGATCGTGAAGCAGATGGCGGCCGACGGCTGGCTCGGGATCGGCTGGCCCGAGGAGTACGGGGGCCAGGGCCGCTCGGCCATCGAGCAGTTCATCTTCTTCGACGAGTCGATGCGCTGCGGTGCCCCGGTGCCCATGCTCACGATCAACACCGTCGGCCCCACCATCATGAACTTCGGCAGTGACGAGCTGAAGGCCTTCTTCCTGCCGAAGATCCTGGCGGGGGAGATCCACTTCTGCATCGGCTACACCGAGCCCGGCGCCGGCACCGACCTCGCCGCCCTGCAGACGCGCGGCGTGGTGGACGGCGACGAGCTCGTCATCAACGGTCAGAAGATCTTCACGTCCCTCGCCGGTGACGCCGACTACTGCTGGCTGGCGGTGCGGACGGATCCCGAGGCCCCGAAGCACAAGGGTATCTCCATGGTGATCGTCCCCATGAACACGCCCGGCGTGCGCGTGGTGCCGATGTCGCTCATCGGCGACCACAACATCAACACCACGTACTGGGAGGACGTCCGGGTCCCGCTGACCAACGTGGTGGGCGGCCTGCACAACGGGTGGAGCCTCATCACCAACCAGCTCAACCACGAGCGAGTCACGCTCTGCTCGCCGGGCATCATCGAGCGCGCCCTCGGGGACGTGCGCACGTGGGCGCAGGACACCACCCTCGCCGACGGGCGCCGGGTGATCGACCAGGAGTGGGTGCGCATCCACCTGGCCCGCGTCCACGCCAAGCTCGAATTCCTCAGGCTCATCAACTGGAAGGTCGCCTGGAACGGCACCCAGGGGCGTCTCGACGTGGCAGATGCCTCGAGCATCAAGGTCTTCGGCACCGAGTTCTACATGGAGGCGCTCCGGCTGCTGTCCGAGGTCGTCGGCCAGTCCGGCTACCTGCGCCGGGGCTCGTCGGCCGAGGTCCTGCACGGTCGGCTCGAGGCCTACACCCGGGGCCTCGTCATCCTGACCTTCGGCGGCGGCACCAACGAGATCCAACGCGACCTGATCGCCATCTTCGGCCTCGGCATGCCGCGGTCGCTTCGCTAG
- a CDS encoding GNAT family N-acetyltransferase, which produces MDGPPVVELVAAAVVRPLRHAVLRPGWPDAESAYERDDDPASAHVALRIADDDADDADDADAGSPTPGTTGIVAVGTVLPEAPPWEPARARAWRIRGMATRDDQRGAGLGTLVVRALLDHVGAQGGGLVWCNARVRASTLYERAGFVSRGAVDVPGIGPHLQMWRTVDALDGSPDDALDGSPDGLPDG; this is translated from the coding sequence GTGGACGGCCCGCCGGTAGTCGAGCTGGTGGCCGCCGCCGTGGTGCGCCCGCTGCGCCACGCCGTCCTGCGACCGGGGTGGCCTGACGCCGAGTCCGCCTACGAGCGCGACGACGACCCGGCGAGCGCGCACGTCGCCCTCCGCATCGCCGACGACGACGCCGACGACGCCGACGACGCCGACGCCGGGAGTCCGACGCCGGGCACGACCGGGATCGTGGCGGTCGGGACCGTTCTTCCCGAGGCCCCACCGTGGGAGCCCGCCCGGGCTCGGGCCTGGCGCATCCGGGGCATGGCGACCCGCGACGATCAGCGCGGTGCCGGACTGGGCACGCTGGTGGTGCGGGCCCTCCTCGACCACGTCGGCGCCCAGGGGGGTGGCCTGGTGTGGTGCAACGCCCGCGTCCGCGCCTCCACCCTCTACGAACGTGCCGGTTTCGTGTCGCGCGGTGCCGTCGACGTGCCCGGGATCGGCCCGCACCTGCAGATGTGGCGGACCGTCGACGCCCTCGACGGCTCGCCCGACGACGCCCTCGACGGCTCGCCCGACGGCTTGCCCGACGGCTGA
- a CDS encoding alpha/beta hydrolase: MPVDPQVRTFLDGFEDTTEPISTSSPAEAREVMKLAALLARAPEAPAPTSDRTVPGRGGDIPVRVYRPDAEGPLPVVVYFHGGGFVIGGIESHDPLCQQLATRVPAVVVSVEYRLAPEHRFPAAVDDAFDALRWVSANAAALGGDAARLAVAGDSAGGNLSAVVSLLARDAGGPPVAFQLLIYPATDLTMSTPSHRLNGEGYLLTREEMDWFMGHYLPDDVDRRLPTLSPLFADDLSGLPPALVVTAEFDPLRDEGEAYGARLEEAGVEARVARYDGMIHGFVSLDAIVDGGARAIDECVSALQEALS; this comes from the coding sequence ATGCCCGTCGACCCGCAGGTACGGACGTTCCTGGACGGCTTCGAGGATACGACCGAGCCGATCTCGACGTCCTCCCCGGCAGAGGCCCGCGAGGTCATGAAGCTCGCCGCCCTGCTGGCGCGCGCCCCCGAGGCACCCGCGCCGACATCGGACCGGACCGTGCCGGGCCGGGGCGGGGACATCCCGGTGCGCGTGTACCGCCCCGACGCCGAGGGGCCGCTGCCGGTGGTGGTGTACTTCCACGGCGGCGGCTTCGTGATCGGCGGGATCGAGTCGCACGATCCCCTGTGCCAGCAGCTCGCCACGAGGGTGCCCGCCGTGGTGGTGAGCGTCGAGTACCGGCTCGCCCCCGAGCACCGCTTCCCGGCCGCCGTCGACGACGCCTTCGACGCCCTGCGGTGGGTGTCGGCGAACGCCGCCGCGCTGGGTGGCGATGCCGCCCGGCTGGCCGTGGCCGGCGACAGTGCCGGGGGCAACCTCTCGGCCGTCGTCAGCCTGCTGGCACGCGACGCCGGGGGACCGCCGGTCGCCTTCCAGCTCCTCATCTATCCGGCCACGGACCTCACCATGTCCACGCCGTCGCACCGGCTCAACGGCGAGGGCTACCTGCTCACCCGGGAGGAGATGGACTGGTTCATGGGCCATTACCTCCCCGACGACGTCGACCGGCGACTCCCCACGCTGTCGCCGCTGTTCGCCGACGACCTGTCGGGGTTGCCTCCCGCCCTGGTGGTCACCGCCGAATTCGACCCGCTGCGCGACGAGGGCGAGGCCTACGGTGCACGCCTCGAGGAGGCCGGCGTGGAGGCCCGCGTGGCGCGCTACGACGGCATGATCCACGGGTTCGTCAGCCTCGACGCCATCGTCGACGGCGGGGCACGTGCCATCGACGAGTGCGTGAGCGCGCTCCAGGAGGCCCTGTCGTGA